One Marinibacterium anthonyi genomic region harbors:
- the gltB gene encoding Glutamate synthase [NADPH] large chain precursor, translating to MSHEMDNWAEAERTKRRWLAEHGMYSESDEKANCGVGLVVSIDGQKSRKVVAAGINALKAIWHRGAVDADGKTGDGAGIHVQIPVPFFHDQIKRTGHNPRKNEMMAVGQVFLPRTDFGAQERCRTIVETEVLRKGYYIYGWRHVPVDISVLGEKANATRPEIEQIIISNSKGVDEERFERELYVIRRRIEKAAAAEGIHGLYLASLSCRSIIYKGMMLAEQVAEFYPDLKDERFESAFAIYHQRYSTNTFPEWWLAQPFRMLAHNGEINTLKGNTNWMKSHEIRMASSAFGEMADDIKPIIAGGSSDSAALDAVFEVLVRAGRSAPMAKTMLVPESWSKQAVELPEAWRDMYSYCNSVMEPWDGPAALAMTDGRWVCAGLDRNGLRPMRYVVTGDGLVIAGSEAGMVPVNEAKVVEKGALGPGQMLAVDMVEGKLFHDTEIKDKLAASQPFGEWVGKINDADEVLAKVDETPMFEGADLRKRQIASGYTIEEIEQLLAPMAEDGKEALASMGDDTPSAVLSKQYRPLSHFFRQNFSQVTNPPIDSLREFRVMSLKTRFGNLKNVLDEDSSQTEIIVLESPFVGNAQWDQLTEEFNAQLVEIDCTFAPGSRALSEGLDRIRAEAEDAVRSGAGHLVLTDQHTSEGRVAMPMILATSAVHSHLTRKGLRTFCSLNVRSAECIDPHYFAVLIACGATIVNPYLAEDTLADRIKRGLYEGTLNEAVAKYREAIDQGMLKIMAKMGISVISSYRGGLNFEAVGLSRAMCAEYFPGMLSRISGIGVSGIQRKAEEIHARGWTSGLDVLPIGGFYKARKSGETHAWEATSMHMLQMACNQASFEIWKQYSAKMQANPPIHLRDLLDFKPLGEPVPLEEVESITAIRKRFVTPGMSLGALSPEAHKTLNIAMNRIGAKSDSGEGGEDPAHFVPEPNGDNPSAKIKQVASGRFGVTAEYLNHCEELEIKVAQGAKPGEGGQLPGMKVTDLIARLRHSTKGVTLISPPPHHDIYSIEDLAQLIYDLKQINPRCKVTVKLVASSGVGTIAAGVAKAKADIILISGHNGGTGASPATSIKYAGLPWEMGLTEAHQVLAMNHLRDRVTLRTDGGLRTGRDIVMAAMMGAEEYGIGTAALIAMGCIMVRQCQSNTCPVGVCTQDPALREKFTGNADKVVNLITFYAQEVREILARLGARSLDDVIGRADLLNQVSRGSAHLDDLDLNPLLITVDGADKIVYDRNKPRNPVPDTLDAQIVHDAARFLEEGEKMQLSYAVQNTHRTVGTRTSSHIVKNFGMRNAFQPDHLHVKLQGSAGQSLGAFAAPGLKIEVSGDANDYVGKGLSGGLIVVRPPQVSPLKADENTIIGNTVLYGATDGYLFAAGRAGERFAVRNSGAKVVVEGCGSNGCEYMTGGIAVILGEIGPNFGAGMTGGMAYLYDPEGKAETMLNMDTLVTCPVTVDHWEAELHGLITGHATETFSRKAKDILQHWELERANFLQVCPKEMLVHLPAPLSIEEQAMPAE from the coding sequence ATGTCGCATGAAATGGACAACTGGGCGGAAGCCGAACGCACCAAGCGCCGCTGGCTGGCCGAGCACGGGATGTATTCCGAATCCGACGAAAAGGCCAATTGCGGGGTCGGGCTTGTCGTGTCGATCGACGGGCAGAAAAGCCGCAAGGTGGTGGCCGCCGGGATCAATGCGCTGAAGGCGATCTGGCACCGCGGTGCCGTGGACGCCGACGGCAAGACCGGCGACGGCGCCGGGATCCATGTGCAGATCCCCGTCCCGTTCTTCCACGACCAGATCAAGCGTACCGGTCACAATCCCCGCAAGAACGAGATGATGGCCGTCGGCCAGGTGTTCCTGCCGCGCACCGATTTCGGCGCGCAGGAACGTTGCCGGACGATCGTGGAAACGGAAGTCCTGCGGAAGGGCTACTATATCTATGGCTGGCGCCACGTGCCGGTGGATATTTCGGTGCTGGGCGAAAAGGCCAATGCGACCCGCCCCGAGATCGAACAGATCATCATCTCGAACTCCAAGGGCGTGGACGAGGAACGGTTCGAACGTGAACTGTACGTCATCCGCCGCCGGATCGAAAAGGCCGCGGCCGCCGAAGGCATCCACGGTCTGTACCTGGCGTCGCTGTCGTGCCGGTCGATCATCTACAAGGGCATGATGCTGGCCGAACAGGTCGCCGAATTCTATCCCGACCTGAAGGACGAGCGGTTCGAATCCGCCTTTGCCATCTACCACCAGCGCTATTCCACCAACACCTTCCCCGAATGGTGGCTGGCCCAGCCGTTCCGCATGCTGGCCCACAACGGCGAGATCAACACGCTGAAGGGCAACACCAACTGGATGAAAAGCCACGAGATCCGGATGGCGTCGTCCGCCTTCGGCGAGATGGCGGATGACATCAAGCCGATCATCGCGGGCGGGTCTTCGGATTCCGCCGCGCTGGACGCGGTGTTCGAGGTGCTGGTGCGCGCCGGCCGGTCCGCGCCGATGGCCAAGACGATGCTGGTGCCGGAAAGCTGGTCCAAGCAGGCGGTCGAACTGCCCGAAGCCTGGCGCGACATGTATTCCTACTGCAACTCGGTGATGGAACCCTGGGATGGCCCCGCCGCCCTGGCCATGACCGATGGCCGCTGGGTCTGCGCCGGTCTTGACCGCAACGGGCTGCGGCCGATGCGCTACGTGGTGACGGGCGATGGCCTGGTCATCGCGGGCTCCGAAGCCGGGATGGTCCCGGTGAACGAGGCCAAGGTCGTCGAGAAGGGTGCCCTGGGTCCGGGGCAGATGCTGGCCGTCGACATGGTCGAAGGCAAGCTGTTCCACGACACCGAGATCAAGGACAAGCTGGCCGCGTCCCAGCCGTTCGGCGAATGGGTCGGCAAGATCAACGACGCCGACGAGGTGCTGGCCAAGGTCGACGAAACGCCGATGTTCGAAGGCGCCGACCTGCGCAAGCGCCAGATCGCGTCCGGCTACACGATCGAGGAAATCGAACAGCTGCTGGCGCCGATGGCCGAGGACGGCAAGGAAGCGCTGGCGTCCATGGGCGACGACACGCCGTCGGCCGTGCTGTCCAAGCAATACCGCCCGCTCAGCCATTTCTTCCGGCAGAACTTCTCCCAGGTGACCAACCCGCCGATCGACTCCTTGCGCGAATTCCGCGTGATGAGCCTTAAGACCAGGTTCGGCAACCTCAAGAACGTGCTGGACGAAGACAGCTCCCAGACCGAGATCATCGTGCTGGAAAGCCCCTTTGTCGGCAACGCCCAGTGGGACCAGCTGACCGAGGAATTCAACGCCCAGCTGGTCGAGATCGACTGTACCTTCGCGCCGGGGTCCCGCGCGCTGAGCGAGGGTCTGGACCGGATTCGGGCCGAGGCCGAGGATGCCGTGCGTTCGGGCGCCGGCCACCTGGTGCTGACCGATCAGCACACGTCCGAAGGCCGCGTGGCCATGCCGATGATCCTGGCGACGTCGGCGGTGCATTCGCACCTGACGCGCAAGGGTCTGCGGACCTTCTGTTCGCTGAACGTGCGGTCGGCCGAATGCATCGATCCGCATTACTTCGCGGTGCTGATCGCCTGCGGCGCGACGATCGTGAACCCCTACCTGGCCGAAGACACCCTGGCCGACCGCATCAAGCGCGGCCTTTACGAAGGTACGCTGAACGAAGCGGTGGCCAAGTATCGGGAAGCCATCGACCAGGGCATGCTGAAGATCATGGCCAAGATGGGGATCTCGGTGATTTCGTCCTATCGCGGTGGTCTGAACTTCGAGGCTGTCGGGCTGAGCCGCGCCATGTGCGCCGAATACTTCCCCGGCATGCTGTCGCGGATTTCCGGCATCGGGGTCAGCGGCATCCAGCGCAAGGCCGAGGAGATCCACGCCAGGGGCTGGACCAGCGGGCTGGACGTTCTGCCCATCGGCGGCTTCTACAAGGCGCGGAAATCGGGTGAAACCCACGCCTGGGAAGCCACGTCGATGCACATGCTGCAGATGGCGTGCAACCAGGCGTCCTTCGAGATCTGGAAGCAGTATTCGGCCAAGATGCAGGCGAACCCGCCGATCCACCTGCGCGACCTGCTGGACTTCAAGCCGCTGGGCGAACCCGTGCCGCTGGAAGAGGTGGAAAGCATCACCGCGATCCGCAAGCGGTTCGTGACGCCGGGCATGTCGCTGGGCGCGCTGTCGCCCGAGGCGCACAAGACGCTGAACATCGCCATGAACCGCATCGGTGCGAAATCCGACAGCGGCGAGGGTGGCGAGGATCCGGCGCATTTCGTGCCCGAACCCAACGGCGACAACCCGTCGGCCAAGATCAAGCAGGTGGCATCCGGGCGTTTTGGCGTGACGGCGGAATACCTGAACCATTGCGAAGAGCTTGAGATCAAGGTGGCCCAGGGCGCCAAGCCCGGCGAGGGCGGCCAGCTGCCGGGCATGAAGGTGACCGACCTGATCGCGCGGCTGCGGCATTCGACCAAGGGCGTGACCCTGATCTCGCCGCCGCCGCACCACGACATCTATTCGATCGAAGACCTTGCCCAGCTGATCTACGACCTCAAGCAGATCAACCCGCGATGCAAGGTGACGGTGAAGCTGGTGGCGTCGTCGGGCGTGGGGACCATCGCGGCGGGCGTCGCGAAGGCCAAGGCCGACATCATCCTGATCTCGGGCCACAACGGCGGCACCGGGGCGTCGCCCGCGACGTCGATCAAGTACGCCGGCCTGCCGTGGGAAATGGGCCTGACCGAAGCGCACCAGGTGCTGGCGATGAACCACCTGCGCGACCGGGTGACTTTGCGCACCGACGGCGGTCTGCGCACGGGCCGTGACATCGTCATGGCCGCGATGATGGGGGCCGAGGAATACGGCATCGGGACAGCGGCACTGATCGCCATGGGCTGCATCATGGTCCGCCAGTGCCAGTCGAACACCTGCCCGGTGGGCGTCTGCACCCAGGATCCGGCGCTGCGTGAGAAGTTCACCGGCAACGCGGACAAGGTGGTGAACCTGATCACCTTCTACGCCCAGGAAGTGCGGGAAATCCTTGCCCGTCTCGGCGCGCGGTCGCTGGACGACGTGATCGGCCGGGCCGACCTGCTGAACCAGGTCAGCCGTGGCTCGGCTCACCTTGACGATCTGGACCTGAACCCGCTGCTGATCACCGTCGATGGCGCGGACAAGATCGTCTACGACCGCAACAAGCCGCGCAACCCGGTGCCGGACACGCTGGACGCCCAGATCGTGCACGATGCCGCGCGGTTCCTGGAAGAAGGCGAGAAGATGCAGCTGTCCTATGCGGTGCAGAACACGCACCGTACGGTCGGCACGCGGACGTCCAGCCACATCGTCAAGAACTTCGGCATGCGCAACGCGTTCCAGCCGGACCACCTGCATGTGAAACTGCAGGGCTCGGCCGGCCAGTCGCTGGGCGCCTTCGCGGCGCCGGGGCTGAAGATCGAGGTGTCGGGCGATGCCAACGACTATGTGGGCAAGGGTCTGTCCGGCGGTCTGATCGTCGTGCGCCCGCCGCAGGTTTCGCCGCTGAAGGCGGACGAGAACACGATCATCGGCAACACGGTTCTGTATGGCGCGACCGACGGTTACCTGTTTGCCGCGGGCCGCGCGGGCGAACGGTTCGCGGTGCGGAACTCGGGCGCCAAGGTGGTGGTCGAAGGCTGCGGGTCGAACGGGTGTGAATACATGACCGGCGGCATCGCGGTGATCCTGGGCGAGATCGGGCCGAACTTTGGCGCCGGGATGACCGGCGGCATGGCGTACCTGTACGACCCCGAGGGCAAGGCCGAGACGATGCTGAACATGGACACGCTGGTCACCTGCCCGGTGACGGTGGACCATTGGGAAGCCGAACTGCACGGGCTGATCACCGGCCACGCGACCGAGACGTTCTCGCGCAAGGCCAAGGATATCCTGCAGCACTGGGAGCTTGAGAGGGCGAACTTCCTGCAGGTCTGCCCGAAAGAGATGCTGGTGCACCTGCCCGCACCGCTAAGCATCGAGGAACAGGCCATGCCGGCCGAATGA
- the pbpF_1 gene encoding Penicillin-binding protein F, protein MAKQASKKPGKTRKSKATVTETPLVRRIRPGRWLVRNLIRLALVIAAIFVVLVFLFAVVNPPVTHTMWVEYGRYGPLEREWVPLDDIAPVMARSVVAAEDANFCLHWGLDVDAIKSAMEDGGTRGGSTISQQVSKNVFLWQGRSYVRKAMETMITLMVELVWPKRRILEVYLNVAETGPGIFGVDAAARHYFDVSAADLTPMQAARIAAVLPSPRTRNPANLSPGQRRRAVSIADGAATIAVDGRAACFED, encoded by the coding sequence GTGGCGAAACAGGCGTCGAAGAAACCCGGAAAAACCAGAAAGTCCAAGGCCACGGTCACCGAAACGCCGCTTGTGCGGCGAATCCGCCCGGGCCGCTGGCTGGTCCGCAACCTGATCCGCCTGGCCCTGGTCATCGCGGCCATCTTCGTCGTGCTGGTGTTCCTGTTTGCCGTCGTGAACCCGCCCGTCACCCATACGATGTGGGTCGAATACGGGCGCTACGGACCGTTGGAACGCGAATGGGTGCCGCTGGACGACATCGCGCCGGTGATGGCCCGGTCCGTCGTCGCGGCCGAGGACGCCAATTTCTGCCTGCACTGGGGGCTGGATGTCGACGCGATCAAGTCCGCCATGGAAGACGGCGGCACGCGCGGCGGTTCGACGATTTCGCAGCAGGTCAGCAAGAATGTCTTCCTGTGGCAGGGCCGATCCTATGTCCGCAAGGCGATGGAGACGATGATCACGTTGATGGTCGAACTGGTCTGGCCCAAGCGCCGCATTCTCGAGGTCTACCTGAACGTGGCCGAAACCGGGCCTGGCATCTTCGGGGTCGACGCCGCCGCACGCCACTATTTCGATGTCTCCGCCGCCGACCTGACCCCGATGCAGGCCGCGCGGATCGCCGCCGTGCTTCCGTCGCCCCGCACGCGGAATCCCGCCAATCTGTCGCCCGGACAACGCCGAAGGGCGGTTTCGATCGCCGATGGGGCGGCGACAATCGCCGTCGATGGCCGCGCCGCCTGTTTCGAGGATTGA
- a CDS encoding hypothetical protein (Stringent starvation protein A-like), with protein sequence MARLFHVPLSPFCRKVRLSLAEKKIEVELVEERYWEKDADFLRRNPAAKVPVLKLDNKLMAESAAICEYLEETRPEQPLLPKDAEGRYEVRRLIGWFDDKFHNEVTSKLLYERVNKKVMGQGFPDSRNVKDGAKAIKYHLDYMTWLLDHRRWLAGDIMTLADFAAAAHLSSLDYISDVDWNRSAVVKDWYAKIKSRPAFRSILADQIPGFPPPPHYADLDF encoded by the coding sequence ATGGCCCGCCTTTTCCACGTTCCGCTGTCGCCCTTCTGCCGCAAGGTCCGCCTGTCTCTCGCCGAGAAGAAGATCGAGGTCGAACTGGTCGAGGAACGCTATTGGGAGAAGGACGCGGACTTCCTGCGGCGCAACCCGGCGGCCAAGGTCCCGGTGCTGAAGCTGGACAACAAGCTGATGGCCGAAAGCGCCGCCATCTGCGAATACCTTGAGGAAACGCGCCCGGAACAGCCGCTGCTGCCCAAGGATGCCGAGGGCCGGTACGAGGTGCGCCGCCTGATCGGCTGGTTCGACGACAAGTTCCACAACGAAGTGACGTCGAAGCTGCTGTACGAACGGGTCAACAAGAAGGTCATGGGGCAGGGCTTTCCCGACAGCCGCAACGTCAAGGACGGGGCCAAGGCGATCAAGTATCACCTGGACTACATGACCTGGCTGCTGGACCACCGCCGCTGGCTGGCCGGCGATATCATGACGCTGGCCGATTTCGCCGCCGCCGCCCATCTGTCGTCGCTTGATTACATCTCGGACGTGGATTGGAACCGGTCGGCCGTGGTCAAGGACTGGTACGCCAAGATCAAGTCGCGCCCGGCCTTCCGGTCGATCCTTGCAGACCAGATCCCGGGTTTCCCGCCGCCGCCCCACTACGCTGACCTGGACTTCTGA
- a CDS encoding hypothetical protein (Glutathione peroxidase-like) — MRLLLLLLVLCARTAFADGLTGTFPSIDGGTLALEDWRGQPVLVVNTASQCGYTYQYEGMQSLYDRYRNKGLIVLAIPSDDFNQELNSAADVKDFCMITFGLDLPMTDITHVKGNRAHPFFKSVKDRISFVPQWNFNKILIGPDGEIMGTWRSNTPPESPEIVDLIETTLD, encoded by the coding sequence ATGCGCCTTCTGCTCTTGCTACTCGTGCTCTGTGCCCGGACGGCCTTTGCCGATGGGTTGACAGGGACATTCCCGTCGATCGACGGAGGCACGCTTGCGCTGGAAGACTGGCGCGGACAACCGGTTCTGGTGGTCAACACCGCCTCTCAATGCGGATACACTTACCAATACGAAGGCATGCAGTCCCTGTACGATCGCTACCGCAACAAGGGATTGATCGTGCTTGCCATTCCCTCGGACGACTTCAATCAAGAGCTGAACTCTGCCGCGGACGTTAAGGACTTTTGCATGATCACCTTCGGATTGGATTTACCAATGACAGATATTACTCATGTTAAGGGTAACCGAGCTCATCCGTTTTTCAAGTCCGTAAAGGACCGGATATCGTTTGTGCCGCAATGGAATTTCAACAAGATTCTCATTGGCCCGGACGGAGAAATCATGGGCACATGGCGGTCGAACACCCCACCGGAAAGTCCCGAGATCGTAGACCTCATAGAAACAACGCTGGACTAA
- the msrB gene encoding Peptide methionine sulfoxide reductase MsrB produces the protein MARYTISDEALAALTEEEFYVTQQSGTERPGTGKYLANKEPGIYVDVVSGEPLFASAAKYESGCGWPSFVKPIEPMNVVEKTDRTHGMVRTEVRSKHGDSHLGHVFPDGPRDRGGLRYCINSAALRFVHRDEMESRGYGDYIQFVEDLS, from the coding sequence ATGGCGCGATATACCATATCCGACGAAGCTCTCGCCGCGCTGACCGAGGAGGAATTCTATGTCACGCAGCAAAGCGGAACCGAACGCCCCGGAACCGGCAAGTACCTGGCCAACAAGGAGCCGGGCATCTATGTCGACGTGGTGTCCGGCGAGCCGCTGTTCGCATCCGCGGCGAAATACGAATCCGGGTGTGGCTGGCCCAGTTTCGTGAAACCGATCGAGCCCATGAATGTCGTGGAAAAGACCGACCGCACACACGGCATGGTCCGCACCGAAGTCCGCTCGAAACACGGCGACAGCCATCTTGGCCATGTCTTTCCGGACGGACCAAGGGATCGGGGCGGTCTGAGGTATTGCATCAATTCTGCGGCGCTGCGTTTCGTTCATCGGGACGAAATGGAAAGCAGAGGTTATGGTGACTACATTCAATTTGTGGAGGATTTGTCATGA
- the msrA3 gene encoding Peptide methionine sulfoxide reductase MsrA 3, which produces MTKRERAVLAGGCFWGMQDLIRKLPGIQTTRVGYTGGDVPNATYRNHGTHAEAIEIWFDPDVISYRDLLEFFFQIHDPTTINRQGNDMGLSYRSGIYFESEDQRQVALDTIMDVNKSGLWPARVVTEVNPVGDFWEAEPEHQDYLKRFPNGYTCHFPRAGWVLPRRKAAE; this is translated from the coding sequence ATGACCAAACGCGAACGCGCCGTATTGGCAGGTGGTTGTTTCTGGGGGATGCAGGACCTGATCCGCAAGCTTCCCGGCATCCAGACCACCCGCGTGGGCTATACCGGAGGTGACGTTCCCAACGCCACCTACCGCAATCATGGCACCCATGCCGAAGCCATCGAGATCTGGTTCGATCCCGACGTGATCAGTTATCGCGATCTGCTGGAATTCTTCTTCCAGATCCACGACCCGACGACGATCAACCGCCAGGGCAACGACATGGGTCTCAGCTATCGCTCTGGAATCTATTTCGAATCCGAGGATCAGCGCCAGGTGGCCCTGGATACGATCATGGACGTGAACAAGTCCGGGCTGTGGCCGGCCCGCGTCGTGACCGAGGTCAACCCGGTCGGCGATTTCTGGGAAGCCGAACCCGAACATCAGGATTACCTGAAGCGGTTCCCGAATGGCTACACCTGCCATTTCCCGCGCGCGGGCTGGGTTCTGCCCCGCCGAAAAGCCGCAGAATGA
- the queG gene encoding Epoxyqueuosine reductase produces MDLAALKDRLNTRALDEGFVAMRICRPDAVPEVADRLRAFLDAGYHGQMGWLEDRVHWRADPAALWPEARSVIMLAESYAPESDPLPLLEQHDRGVVSAYARGRDYHDIVKKRLKRLGRWLIDAAGSDPAIKVFVDTAPVPEKALGQAAGLGWQGKHTNLVSRDWGNWCFLGAIFTTLDLPADPAEVDHCGSCRLCQDICPTNAFPEPYRLDARRCISYLTIEHKGPVDEDLRPLLGNRIYGCDDCLAICPWNKFARAASDLRYMGDATAPLEELARLDDAGFRARFSGSPIKRIGRDRFVRNVLYAIGNSKDARLMPVAAGLRSDSDDTVAEAARWACTRLGP; encoded by the coding sequence ATGGACCTCGCCGCGCTGAAAGACCGTCTGAACACCCGCGCCCTGGACGAAGGGTTCGTCGCCATGCGCATCTGTCGGCCCGACGCGGTGCCCGAAGTGGCGGACCGGCTGCGGGCGTTCCTGGACGCGGGGTATCACGGGCAGATGGGGTGGCTGGAAGACCGGGTGCATTGGCGCGCGGATCCTGCCGCGCTTTGGCCCGAGGCGCGGTCGGTGATCATGCTGGCGGAAAGCTATGCGCCGGAGTCCGATCCCCTGCCGCTGCTGGAGCAGCACGACCGCGGGGTGGTTTCGGCCTATGCGCGGGGGCGGGATTACCACGACATCGTCAAGAAACGGTTGAAACGGCTGGGCCGCTGGCTGATCGACGCGGCGGGATCGGATCCCGCGATCAAGGTCTTTGTCGATACCGCGCCGGTGCCGGAAAAGGCGCTGGGGCAGGCGGCGGGGCTGGGGTGGCAGGGCAAGCACACCAACCTGGTCAGCCGCGACTGGGGCAACTGGTGCTTCCTGGGGGCGATTTTCACCACGCTGGACCTGCCGGCGGACCCGGCCGAGGTGGATCACTGCGGGTCGTGCCGGCTGTGCCAGGACATCTGTCCGACGAACGCCTTTCCGGAACCTTACCGGCTGGATGCGCGGCGCTGCATTTCCTACCTGACGATCGAACACAAGGGTCCGGTCGACGAAGACCTGCGGCCGCTGCTGGGCAACCGGATCTATGGCTGCGACGATTGCCTGGCGATCTGCCCCTGGAACAAGTTCGCCAGGGCAGCATCGGATCTGCGCTACATGGGCGACGCCACCGCCCCTTTGGAAGAACTGGCCCGCCTGGACGACGCCGGGTTCCGCGCGCGGTTCTCGGGATCGCCGATCAAGCGGATCGGGCGGGATCGTTTCGTGCGAAACGTGCTCTATGCCATCGGAAATTCGAAGGACGCGCGGCTGATGCCCGTGGCGGCAGGACTCAGATCCGACTCTGACGATACTGTCGCCGAGGCGGCACGCTGGGCTTGCACGCGCCTCGGACCCTGA
- the blh_5 gene encoding Beta-lactamase hydrolase-like protein, translating to MSQSPIVRAFFDRPTGSLQYVFHDPDTRKGAIVDPVWNFFPEAGAVTTRCADKILAYVAQESIQVDWILDTHPHADHFSAAVYLSEQLGGVPRAIGEKVTGVQKLWQGLYHLPDLKTDGSQWDRLFADGDSFMLGNIEVKVMFSPGHTLASITYVAGDAAFVHDTLMMPESGTSRADFPGGSAAELWQSLQAILALPTHTRLYIGHDYPAAGAQPTYMATVAEHRLRNTHVKDGISREEFIATRDARDATLKLPDRMLAALQVNIRGGRLPEPEEDGTSYLKLPIGRFAPR from the coding sequence ATGTCCCAGTCCCCGATCGTCCGGGCTTTCTTCGACCGCCCGACCGGCAGCCTGCAATACGTCTTCCACGATCCGGACACCCGCAAGGGCGCCATCGTCGATCCGGTCTGGAACTTCTTCCCCGAGGCCGGCGCCGTCACCACCCGATGCGCGGACAAGATCCTGGCCTATGTCGCGCAGGAATCGATCCAGGTCGACTGGATCCTCGACACCCATCCCCATGCCGACCACTTCAGCGCGGCGGTCTACCTGTCAGAGCAGTTGGGCGGCGTACCGCGCGCCATCGGGGAAAAGGTGACGGGGGTGCAGAAGCTGTGGCAGGGCCTGTATCACCTGCCGGACCTGAAGACGGACGGCAGCCAGTGGGACAGGCTGTTCGCCGATGGCGACAGTTTCATGCTCGGCAATATCGAGGTGAAGGTGATGTTCTCGCCCGGTCACACGCTGGCGTCGATCACCTACGTGGCCGGCGACGCCGCCTTCGTGCATGACACGCTGATGATGCCCGAAAGCGGCACCTCCCGGGCCGATTTCCCCGGTGGCAGCGCGGCCGAGCTTTGGCAATCGCTGCAAGCCATCCTAGCCCTGCCGACCCACACACGCCTTTACATCGGCCACGATTACCCCGCCGCCGGGGCCCAGCCGACCTATATGGCGACCGTCGCCGAACACCGCCTGCGCAACACGCACGTCAAGGACGGCATCTCGCGCGAAGAATTCATCGCCACGCGCGACGCCCGCGACGCCACGCTGAAACTCCCCGACCGCATGCTCGCCGCGCTCCAGGTCAACATCCGCGGCGGCCGCCTGCCCGAGCCCGAAGAAGACGGCACCAGTTACCTGAAACTCCCCATCGGCCGCTTTGCCCCCCGCTGA